A genomic window from Hypomesus transpacificus isolate Combined female chromosome 15, fHypTra1, whole genome shotgun sequence includes:
- the nipsnap2 gene encoding protein NipSnap homolog 2, whose product MATRVLQRFGSGLDRAKNRARSTGQIVISSRGLAASSNRNREDSWFKSLFVRKVDPRKDAHSHLLTKNEESNLYKIQFHNVKPECLDAYNQLCEDVFPSIHADKYYPCELVGTWNTWYGEQDQAVHMWRYRGGYPALTDSMNKLKQNKEFMEYRKERGKMLLSRRNQLLLEFSFWNEPAPRQGPNIYELRSYQLRPGTMIEWGNYWARAIGYRQHNREAVGGFFSQIGNLYMVHHLWAYKDLQSREDTRNAAWQHEGWDEVVYYTVPLIQHMDSRIMIPMKASPLQ is encoded by the exons ATGGCGACCAGAGTCCTTCAGAGATTTGGAAGTGGCCTGGATCGGGCAAAAAACAGGGCCCGGTCGACGGGACAGATAGTCATTTCAAGCAG GGGTTTGGCAGCATCGAGTAACAGAAACCGAGAAGACAGCTGGTTTAAATCACTGTTTGTGAGGAAAGTAGATCCCCGAAAAGATGCACACAGTCATTTGCTAACCAAGAATGAGGAGAGCAACCTATACAAAATTCAGT TCCACAATGTCAAACCAGAGTGCCTGGATGCATACAACCAACTTTG tGAGGATgtctttccatccatccatgctgATAAGTACTACCCCTGTGAACTGGTGGGCACCTGGAATACCTGGTATGGAGAGCAAGACCAGGCTG tcCATATGTGGCGGTATAGAGGAGGCTACCCAGCTCTTACTGATTCCATGAATAAACTCAAGCAGAACAAG GAATTTATGGAgtacagaaaggagagagggaagatgcTTCTGTCTCGTAGGAACCAGCTCCTGTTGGAGTTCAGCTTCTGGAACGAGCCTGCCCCTAGACAAGGACCCAACATCTATGAGTTGAGGTCCTACCAGCTCAGA ccTGGAACTATGATTGAGTGGGGTAATTACTG GGCCAGAGCCATTGGCTACCGGCAGCATAACCGTGAGGCAGTAGGAGGGTTCTTCTCCCAAATTGGCAACCTGTACATGGTGCACCATCTCTGGG CCTACAAAGACCTCCAGTCCAGAGAAGACACAAGGAATGCAGCCTGGCAACATGAGGGCTGGGACGAGGTTGTGTATTATACAG TTCCTCTCATTCAGCACATGGATTCAAGGATTATGATCCCAATGAAGGCTTCACCGTTGCAGTAA
- the psph gene encoding phosphoserine phosphatase isoform X1: MHCILGLVNSSSTISTLCYHIMTTLSQTKEIFRRADAVCFDVDSTVIREEGIDELAKFCGVGDAVTEMTRNAMGGSVTFQKALMDRLSIIRCSREQVNKLITDHPPQLTTGIKELVDNLHQRNVNVFLISGGFRCIVEHVASQLSIPLHHVYANRLKFYFNGEYAGFDESQPTAESGGKGRVINMLKEQYGFKDVVMIGDGATDLEACPPASAFIGFGGNVVRPQVKERCSWYVSSFGELLKELEKI; the protein is encoded by the exons CATAATGACAACTTTATCACAGACAAAGGAAATCTTCCGGAGAGCAGATGCTGTCTGTTTCGACGTGGATAGCACTGTTATTAGAGAGGAGGGCATTGATGAACTTGCTAAATTCTGCGGAGTTGGAGATGCAGTAACAGAAAT GACTCGCAACGCCATGGGTGGATCAGTGACTTTTCAAAAGGCTCTTATGGATCGTCTCTCAATCATTCGATGCTCAAGGGAACAAGTAAACAAACTGATAACAGACCACCCCCCACAACTGACCACAGGTAtcaa GGAGCTTGTCGACAATTTGCACCAGCGCAATGTCAACGTTTTCCTCATCTCCGGTGGTTTCCGCTGCATTGTGGAGCATGTTGCATCTCAGCTCAGCATTCCCCTTCATCATGTCTACGCCAACCGGCTCAAGTTCTATTTTAACG GTGAGTATGCAGGATTTGATGAGAGCCAGCCCACTGCTGAGAGTGGAGGAAAGGGCAGGGTGATCAACATGCTCAAAGAGCAGTACGGCTTCAAAGACGTGGTGATGATTGGTGATGGTGCTACAGACCTGGAGGCCTGTCCCCCTGCA AGTGCCTTCATTGGATTTGGTGGAAATGTGGTGAGACCacaggtgaaagagaggtgctcTTGGTATGTCTCAAGTTTTGGAGAGCTGCTAAAAGAACTTGAGAAGATCTAA
- the psph gene encoding phosphoserine phosphatase isoform X2: MTTLSQTKEIFRRADAVCFDVDSTVIREEGIDELAKFCGVGDAVTEMTRNAMGGSVTFQKALMDRLSIIRCSREQVNKLITDHPPQLTTGIKELVDNLHQRNVNVFLISGGFRCIVEHVASQLSIPLHHVYANRLKFYFNGEYAGFDESQPTAESGGKGRVINMLKEQYGFKDVVMIGDGATDLEACPPASAFIGFGGNVVRPQVKERCSWYVSSFGELLKELEKI; this comes from the exons ATGACAACTTTATCACAGACAAAGGAAATCTTCCGGAGAGCAGATGCTGTCTGTTTCGACGTGGATAGCACTGTTATTAGAGAGGAGGGCATTGATGAACTTGCTAAATTCTGCGGAGTTGGAGATGCAGTAACAGAAAT GACTCGCAACGCCATGGGTGGATCAGTGACTTTTCAAAAGGCTCTTATGGATCGTCTCTCAATCATTCGATGCTCAAGGGAACAAGTAAACAAACTGATAACAGACCACCCCCCACAACTGACCACAGGTAtcaa GGAGCTTGTCGACAATTTGCACCAGCGCAATGTCAACGTTTTCCTCATCTCCGGTGGTTTCCGCTGCATTGTGGAGCATGTTGCATCTCAGCTCAGCATTCCCCTTCATCATGTCTACGCCAACCGGCTCAAGTTCTATTTTAACG GTGAGTATGCAGGATTTGATGAGAGCCAGCCCACTGCTGAGAGTGGAGGAAAGGGCAGGGTGATCAACATGCTCAAAGAGCAGTACGGCTTCAAAGACGTGGTGATGATTGGTGATGGTGCTACAGACCTGGAGGCCTGTCCCCCTGCA AGTGCCTTCATTGGATTTGGTGGAAATGTGGTGAGACCacaggtgaaagagaggtgctcTTGGTATGTCTCAAGTTTTGGAGAGCTGCTAAAAGAACTTGAGAAGATCTAA